Genomic DNA from Mesorhizobium sp. 131-2-1:
GACCGGTGGCGGCGGCGAGGAACGCCAGCCCCGCCACGATCACCGACAGCCGCTTCTGCTTGCGCGTCATCGTCTACTCCGTCGCCGTCAGGCCGAGCGTGGCGGCAAAGGCGGTGAATTTCTTCGCTTCCTCACTGCCGGCGCCGAAAACGGCAACTGCGCGACCGAGCGCATCGCGCGCCTGGTCGGCCTTGCCCAGCACCGCATAGGAACGAATGAGCCGCATCCATCCTTCCACGTCGCGCGGGTTTTGTTTGAGCTTTTCATCGAGGCCGGCGACCATGGTCTCGATCATCGCCTGCCTGTCCTGCGGCGACATCTGCTGCGCGGCATCGACCGCTTGCGCGTCCGGGCCATTGGCGGGCGCGCCCCCTGCGAGGGATTTGCCCGCCGTGTCGGCCAGCGCCTGCTCGACCGCGCCGCGCCACGGAGAGTCCGGCGGCAGCGCACCGAGCATCTTTTGCCAGGCAGCCGTCGCCTCGCCGGCGCGGCCTTCCTGCGCGAGGCCCATCGCCAGGTAGAAGCTCGCCTTCGCATTGGCGGGGTCCTGCTTCAGCGCCGCCTCGAAGGCAGCTTGAGCTTCGGCCGAGACGATGCCGCCGGCAGCGTTGGCGATCGCTTCGCCCAGACCAGCCTGGCGCGCGGCGCTGTCGCCGTCGAGGCGGATGGCGTTGCGGTAGGCTCGCGCCGCGTCGGAATAGCGCTGCAGCCGCAGATAGACCGGCGCCAGCACGTCCCAGCCCCTGCCGTCGGACGGGTTGGCGGCAAGATGCGCCTCGGCGCGCGCCACCAGTTCGTCGACCGAGGAATCGGCGGGATTCTTGGCGAGCCGCTCGACCAGCAGCTGCGCGGGCAGATCAGGTGAGCCGAGCTTGATGTAGAGACCCCAGCTGACCAGCGGCACCGCCAGCACGGCGATCGTCGCGACCAGCCTGGTCGCCATGGAGGGTCGCCGGGCGACCGCGCCGGACTGTCCGGCGCCCAGGCGCAGGATGCGGCGGCTGATTTCGGCGCGCGCCTCCTCGGCCTCGGCCGGCTGGATCAGGCCGCGCGCCACGTCGCGGTCGAGTTCGGACAGCTGGTCGCGATAGACTTCAAGATCGTGATCGCCGGCGTTGGACTCGCCCTTGCCGGTGCCTGCCAACGGCAGCAGCACCGCCAGGCTGGCGCCCAGCGTGAGGATGGCGGCTATGACCCAGAACAGCATGGTACTTCCAATAACGGCAGAGCCCTGCCCTGCCAACACAGGCACACTGCGACGCTTTGGCGGCCAAGGCGCCACCTGTCATTGATCGACGTCAACCGGACAAGCTTCTAGCCGATTTCTTGTCGTTGTCCCAAAACCGCTTCGCACTTTTGGGCGACAAGCATAGATCAGGTCAGCGGCGTCCAGCTGCCGTCGCCGTTGCGGCAGGCGGTACCGCGCGCCGTGGCGCTGGTGGCGCCGGTGAAAACGGTGTGGGTGTATTGCCGGCAGTCCTGCGAGCCGACCCGGTAAGGCTGGGCGGCGACGACTTCGCCGGAATGGCCGGTGCTATCGCTCTTCCAGGTCACCTTCTGGCCGCTCGCCGTGTATTCGAGCGCCTTGTATTCGGCCTCCAGCGCCTTGCGCTTGTCGGTGTCGTCGAGGCCGGATCCGATCGATCCGCCGACAAGACCGCCGTTCATGGCCGAAATGATGGTGGTGGCCACCTTGCCGCCAGCCGGGGGCGTGGCGGCAAGCGACGGCTTCGTGTCGGGGCCACTTCGACCCAGCGTCGTGCAGCCGGAAACGGCCAGCAGTACGGAAACGAGCGCGACGCGAATCTTCATGCCAACAACCGGTTTTCTTGAGAAGGATGAGCTGGGGGCGGCGCCATCAGGAAATTCGGCGTGGCCATAGTGTTGATGTTTGTCGGAAATTTGGCCGCGGCCGGCGACCTTCGAAGCAATCGACCCGGCGCATACCATGCGACGCCTGTCGATGTCGACCGGGCCCGGCAAGGCATCACTGAAGGCTCCGCAATCGAACCACCGCCTTAAGCCCGCCCATGGCGGAGCGCTCCAGCGCCAGTGCACCGCCATATTCGTTGACGAGGTCGGCGACTATGGCGAGGCCGAGGCCAGTGCCCGGCTTCGTCTCGTCGAGCCGACGACCGCGCTTCAGTGCCTCGCGCGCCTTGTCCTCGGGAATGCCCGGGCCGTCATCCTCGATAGCGATCTCGAACATGTTGGCGCCGGCGCCGTCCTTGGCCGAAATCGGCGCCACCGAGACGGCGACGGCGCCTTTGGCCCATTTCAGGGCATTGTCGAGGAGGTTGCCCAAAAGCTCCTCCAGATCCTCGCGCTCGCCGCCGAAGATGATCTCGGCGGCCGGCAGCGACAGCGTGAGGCTGGTTTCGGGCTTGAGCTTCTGCAGCACGCGGACCATGCGCTGCACCAGCGGCGCCACCGGCGTGCGGTAGACGACGCTGTCGCGCTGGGCGGCGACGCGCGCCCGCTGCAGGTAGTGGTCGACCTGCTTCTGCATCGAGGCGGCCTGCTCGGCGATGAGCTGACCCTTGGCGCCGCCCAGCGCCCGGCCCTCGTTGAGGAGCACAGCGAGCGGCGTCTTCAGCGAATGGGCAAGGTTGCCGACCTGCGTGCGCGAGCGCTCGACGATGCGCTTGTTGTTCTCGATCAGCGCATTGGTCTCGTTGGCGAGCGGCTCGATCTCGGCCGGGAAGCGGCCGTCGAGCCGCTGCGCGGTGCCCTCGCGCACCATGGCCAGCGCGTTGCGCACCCGGCGCAAGGGCTGCAGGCCGATCAGGATGGCGATGGCGTTGATGGCGATCATGCCGACGCCGAACAGCGACAGATAGGTGAGCAGCCGGCGCTGGAAGCTGGCGATCTCCTGCTCCAGCTCGGTGTGGTTGCCCATGACGCGGAAGCGCGCGGCGCGGTTCTTGGCATCGAGCACGAATTCGCTCTCAAACACTTCGAGCTCCTCGCCCTCGATGCCTTCGGTCGCGTAGCTGCGCTGGAAGTTCGCGTTGAACGGAACCTCGGCGACGGGAGGCGACAGGACCGACGTCGTCATCGAGGAGGAATGGATCTCGCCATGGACGCCCTCGGAGGCCGGCTCCACCGACCAGTACCAGCCGGAGTTCGGCTCGGAAAAGCGCAGATCGCCAAGGTCCGGCGCGCCGGTGAGCGCCCCATTTTCGGAAATGCCGACCGAGCCGATCAGGTTGAACAGATGCGCCGACAGCAGGCTGTCGAAGCCGCGCTCGCTCGCCTGGCGGTACAGCGTGGTGATCAGGGTGAAGATGACGACCAGCGTCAGGATCGCCCAGATGGTCGAAAAAGCAATGACACGGAAAGCCAGCGAGCGCGGCCACAGCCGCGCCGAAAAAGGCTTCCTTGCGATTGTAGCGAGCGGTTCCGCCTTACGCCTCCGGCTCACGCATTCGGTAGCCCATGCCGCGCACGGTTTCGATCATGTCGATGCCCATCTTCTTGCGCAACCGGCCGACGAAGACCTCGATGGTGTTGGAATCGCGATCGAAATCCTGGTCGTAAAGATGCTCGACCAGTTCGGTGCGCGACACCACCTCGCCCATATGGTGCATGAGATAGGCAAGCAGGCGAAATTCGTGCGAGGTCAGCTTCAGCGGCACGCCGTCGACATCGGCCTTGGAGGCCTTGGTGTCGAGGCGCAGCGGCCCGCAGGTCAGTTCCGACGAGGCATGGCCGGCGGCGCGCCGGATCAGTGCCCTGACCCGCGCCAGCACTTCTTCGATGTGGAAGGGTTTGGTGACGTAGTCGTCGGCGCCGGCGTCGATGCCGGCCACCTTGTCGCTCCAGCGGTCGCGCGCGGTCAGGATCAGCACCGGCATCTTGCGGCCGCCGCGGCGCCAGCGCTCGACCACGCTGATGCCGTCCATCTGCGGCAGGCCGATGTCGAGGACGACGGCGTCGTAGGGCTCGGTGTCGCCGAGGAAATGCCCTTCCTCGCCGTCGAAGGCGCGGTCGACGACATAGCCGGCATCGATCAGCGCATCCGACACCTGCCGGTTGAGATCCTTGTCATCTTCGACGACGAGCACACGCATGCCGGAGTTCAAACCTCTTGACGTTCAGGGCAGATATACAGCGATTCCAACAGCTTGGGAAATTTCGATATCAATTCAGCGGAACGACGATCTCAGTGCGGCGCGGACGCTGCCCGTCCTTGCCGGGCACCAGCACGACGATAACGCAGACCGCCTGGCCGCCACGCGTGGCTTGCGAGGCCTTGGCCAGCGTGCCGCCATTCTGCGCCGCCACCTGCTGGCCGATCGCGTAACAGTCCGATGCGGCGACCACAAAGGGCTGCGTATCGTCAGGCGCGATGGCCGGAGCCGACATCGCCTGCGACGCGAAAAGACCGGCCGCAGCAAGCGCCAGTGTCGCGGTTCGGAAATGGGAGCGAAGCGTTTTCATGGTGAGCGTTGTAACGCATCGGTGCTGAACGTGAAATGAACGGTGAACGCTCGAAAAACCATGCCCGCAGACACCCCCTGAAATGCAATGCCGAACCGATTGCGATCTCGCCGTTCCCCCTCAGGCCCGACCCCGGACTAATAGCTGGAAAACCGCGGTCACGGCTAATTGTTTCGTGTGTGCAGAACTTTCGCGTTGCCCCGGGTAGGATGCGAAGACCCGATCAGGAGAGGAGCAGGCGATGCGACGTGGTGAACTTGCCGGGCTTTACCGCGGCTACATCGCCTGCCTCAACGCCCAGGACTGGGCCAATCTCGGCCAGTTCGTCGACGAGGAGGTGCGCTACAATGGCGAAACGATCGGACTGTCGGGCTATCGCCGCATGCTCGAAGGCGATTTCGAGGCCATTCCCGATCTCCGCTTCACCATCGGGCTCCTGGTCAGCCAGCCACCGCGCGTGGCTGCCCGCCTGCATTTCGATTGCAGGCCCAAGGGCACGCTGTTCGGGCTGAAGGTGAACGGCAAGCGGGTTCGCTTCGCCGAAAACGTCTTCTACGAATTCCGCGACGCGCGGATATGCGAGGTCTGGTCGGTCATCGACAAGGCCGAGATCGCTGCACAGCTCTAAAGTCAGGCATCTTGCCTCGTGATGGCGCGGAAGCGCAGCAGCCCATGATGCACCGCCAGGTCCTCGTCATAGCGGGCCTCGGCGAACTCCAGAGACAGGCGTGTTTGGCCGTGCGGACCGATGGACAGCGCCGCTCCGGCGAGACGCGCCTCGATGCGGTCCATGATGAGGCGGGTTTCGGTCTCGCCATGGGCTTTCGACCAGACATGCAGCGTGACAAGCTGGTCGGCGTCGTTGTCGGCGCCGGTGTCCAGATCGAAAGCGCTGGTATGACCGCACGTCACATAGGGGAAGGCAGCGTTACCGGTTGGCCGCTCAAGCAGGCCGGCGCCGCCCAGCAGCGCGGTCAGCTTCGTGTCGCTCTTCAAACGCTGGAACAAGGCCTGCAGCAAATCGTCGGGCGCCGTCATGGTCGTCTCCGCTCGCCTGTCATGACTTGACCAAACCTCTACGCCGTCGGCAGTTTCGCTTGCAGCGTAGCTACCTACAAGTACCTGCGCCAGATCACGAGGCCGTCAATGTAGCGGCCTTTCGCGCCAGGACACTTTTCAAGGATACCGACCAGCCAGTTAATTTACTTTGGCATGCGAGGCGTTTGAAAAACGGTGATATGAACGTGCCTCGTTTCTCTGGACATTCGAGGTCATTTTCGTGCGCGAGCCATCGCTGCTGCCTGTTTTTGGAAAGCTTGGGGTCAAGCCACCGGCCGTGATTGTGGCGGCGCCGATCACATCGAAAGTCATGCACAAGATGCCGAACCGCATACGGGAGGCTCTGTCCCAACACGGGGGCTTGGCCTTGAAGCTGTCCGTGCTGGTCTGGACTATCCTCGTCCTGGTGGCAGTGTTCTTCATATCGAAGGCTTGACGGCGGGGAACGCCAGACCGAAGAGATGCGCGACCAGCAGAACCGCCGCGACGTCGAGCGTCGAGCAAACGCGGACCGCAAATCCTGACGCCGGCACGGCCCGCTGGCCATTACGACAATCGCATTCAGCCGAAATCGGCGGCGGTCAGCACATACATGCTCCTGCGGGTGCGGGCATAGGCCTTGCTGGCGACGTCATGGATGGAACCGGAAGCCGTATCGAAGGCCGCCAGATACGCGGCTTCGGCGGTCGCCGTTCCTGGCGGCGCATTGGAAATGGCATTCGCGGCGACCGAGAAGGAAATCTGGAACATGCCGTCATGGCCGACGAAGCGAATTCGTCTGCCGGCCTCGTCATAGCTGCGGCTTCGGTTGGGGAATGTAAGGCTCATGACTTTACCTCCGTCGAAGCGGTCTTCTTCACCGCCCGCGGTGCCCGCTTCTTTTTCGGTGTGGGGTTCAGGGCTTCGGCAACACGGTCGGCCTCCTCCTTGGCCAGCCGCAACTCCCTCAGCCGTGCCGTCTTAATGATCCTGGCCTTCGCCTCGGACAGATACTCGGCCGTCGCCTTGTTTCGCTCCACCGTCTTCTTCTGCCTTTCCAGGAAGCGGGCCTCGGCCTTTTCCATGATGCTTTGACTGGCTTCGCCCATCGTCGAAATCTCCCTTTGCGGCTGCCGCCGTTAAAATGAATTCACTTGTTAAGATAGCTATCCATAATTGGAATTTCAATTTTTGAAATATTTGGAGCCGGTCGCGTTTTTAGAAATCCGGTGGGGAAATAATACTTTTCAATATTTGTGATGGCCGGGGAATAATTTTTGGCACTCCTATCTATCGAGTGCCAATCGGTCTATAAGAAGGACGTGGCCGCCTGTGCCGGCCCCAGAAAGAAGTTTCCATGAAATTCCGGCCACTCCACGACCGCGTCGTCATCCGGCGCGCCGAAAGCGACACCATATCCAAAGGTGGCATCATCATCCCCGACAATGCCAAGGAGAAGCCGCAGGAAGGCGAAGTGATCGCCGTTGGCCCAGGCGCGCGCGACGAAAGCGGCGCGCTGATCGCGCTCGACGTCAAGGCGGGCGACTTCATCCTGTTCGGCAGATGGTCGGGCACTGAGGTCAAGCTCGATGGCGAGGATCTTCTGATCATGAAGGAAGCCGACATCATGGGCATCATCGACAAGAGCGAGATGAGCATCATCGGCAAGAGCGAGATGGGCATCATCGACAAGACAAAGGCCGTCAAGAAGGCCGCCTGATCGGCGGCGCTGCTTGCCCCAACCAACCGAACTGGAAAAATCATGTCCGCCAAGGAAATCAAATTCTCCACCGATGCCCGCGACCGCATGCTGCGCGGCGTCGAGATCCTCAACAACGCTGTCAAGGTCACGCTCGGCCCCAAAGGCCGCAACGTCATCATCGACAAGGCCTACGGCGCGCCGCGCATCACCAAGGACGGCGTTACGGTCGCCAAGGAGATCGAGCTTGCCGACAAGTTCGAGAACATGGGCGCGCAGATGGTGCGCGAAGTGGCCTCGAAGACCAATGATCTTGCCGGCGACGGCACCACCACCGCCACGGTGCTGGCCGCATCTATCCTGCGCGAGGGCGCCAAGCTGGTCGCTGCCGGCATGAACCCGATGGACCTCAAGCGCGGCATCGACCAGGCGGTTGCCGCAGTGGTCAAGGAAATCCAGGCGCGAGCCAAGAAGGTCAAATCGTCGAGCGAGATCGCGCAGGTCGGCACCATCGCCGCCAATGGCGATGACACCGTCGGCGCCATGATCGCGAAGGCGATGGACAAGGTCGGCAATGACGGCGTCATCACCGTCGAGGAAGCCAAGACCGCCGACACCGAACTCGACGTCGTCGAGGGCATGCAGTTCGACCGCGGCTATCTCTCGCCCTATTTCGTCACCAACGCCGACAAGATGCGCGCCGAGCTGGAGGACCCCTACGTCCTCATCCATGAAAAGAAGCTCGGCAATCTGCAGGCGCTGTTGCCGATCCTCGAAGCCGTGGTGCAAAGCGGCAAGCCGCTGCTGATCATCTCAGAGGATGTCGAAGGCGAGGCTCTTGCCACGCTGGTCGTCAACAAGCTGCGCGGCGGCCTCAAGGTCGCGGCCGTCAAGGCGCCGGGCTTCGGCGACCGCCGCAAGGCGATGCTGGAAGACATCGCCGTGCTCACCGCCGGCCAGATGATATCGGAGGATCTCGGCATCAAGTTGGAAAACATCACCATCGACATGCTTGGCCGTGCCAAACGCGTGCTGATCGAAAAGGACACCACAACGATCATCGATGGCGCCGGCACCAAGGCCACCATCCAGGCGCGCATTCAGCAGATCAAGGGACAGATCGAGGAAACCACCTCCGACTACGACAAGGAAAAGCTGCAGGAGCGGCTGGCGAAACTCGCCGGCGGCGTTGCGGTCATCCGCGTCGGCGGTGCCACCGAGTCCGAGGTCAAGGAAAAGAAGGATCGCATCGACGATGCGCTGAACGCCACGCGCGCCGCGGTGGAGGAAGGCATCGTTGCAGGTGGCGGGGTGGCGCTGCTGCGCGCCAGGTCAGCGCTCAGCGGCCTGACCGGCGCCAATGCCGATGTGACGGCCGGTATTTCGATCGTGCTGAGGGCGCTGGAGGCGCCGATCCGCCAGATCGCCGAGAATTCCGGCGTCGAAGGCTCGATCGTCGTCGGCAAGCTAACCGGCAGCAAGGACCACAATCAGGGTTTCGACGCCCAGAAAGAAATCTATGTCGACATGATCAAGGCCGGTATCGTCGACCCAGCAAAGGTGGTGCGGACGGCACTTCAGGATGCCTGTTCGATCGCCGCCCTGTTGATCACCGCCGAAGCCATGATCACCGACATTCCGGCCAAGGACGCAGCGCCGTCCCCCAATGGCGGCGGCATGGGCTACTAACCAACTCCCCTGCCGGAAACAGATCTGCAATGCCCGGCGCCGGCACGTCGGGCGACTGATCCGAACACAAATCAAAAAGGAACTGTTCCGTGGCCACACAAAGCAGCAAGCCATCTCTCGCGCGTCGATGGGAAGACTACCAGCCGGGCAAATCCGCACTTTTCTGGGCGTGCGCGGCGACTGTCGTCGCCACGCTGATCGTCGGTTTCAACTGGGGCGGCTGGGTGACAGGCGGCACGTCGCGCTCGCTGGCGGCAACCGCCGGCGATGTTGCGCGCGGCGAACTGGCCTCGGCCATCTGCGTCGATCGCTTCAACGCTGCGCCCGACGCGGCGGCCAAGCGTGTCGAGCTCAAGGCCCTGACCGACAGCTACACGAAGCGCCAGTTCATCGAAAAAGGCGGCTGGGCAACCATGCCCGGGAAAACCTCTCCGGACAGGCTCGGTGCCGAAAGCTGCGCGGTTGCTGTCGCCGCCTGAAGTTATCGACCTATCCGAAGCGCAAGACCTCTTCACGAGAGCCTGAAAGGCATGGGCCGGGGGATCCTCCCCGGCACAGCCCGATGGCAGGGAGATCGCGACAATGATTACGTTCGTGCCGAAACCAAGTGCCATGCCGGCGAGCGAACCAGCCGAGGAAAGCCGCTTCGATCGTATTCGCCGACTTGCCGCTGAAAAGCACAAGAAATCTGACCCGGGCACGATACGCCGCGACCCGCCGAAGACAGGGGACAAGCGCCCCATGTGACGACTGCCGATCCTCGGCAGCCGCCATGCAATCGACGGCATCAATCGCTCATCGCGCCTCGCCGCTGATCAGCGCGGCATGGTCCTTGATGACGGCGGTGACAAAGCGGATGACGGCCCGCACCGGCGCTTCGGCGCCGATTTCGCGGCGGTAGACGAGCGAGACGGCATGGCTGCCGAGAATGTCGGGAGCGAGCCGCACCATGCGTGGTTCCGCTTCGGCCAGCATGCACGGCATCGCCGCGAGGCCGGCGCCGCTCAGGGCCGCCGCCAGCATCTCGGTCATTTCGGCGACGCGAAACACCGTTGTCGCGCCGGCGCCGTGCGCTTCGATCCATCGGGCGCCGGGCACCCTGGCCAGGTTCTCGTGGAAGCCGATGATCTCATGTCCGGCCAGCCGGCGAGGATCGATTGGCATCGGGTGGCGCTCGAGATAGGGACCGGACGCATAGAGCGACCAGCCCGCGTCACATAGCTTGCGCGCGATCAGCGTTTCGTCGGCGACGACGCCCATTCTGACCGCTAGATCGGCCTCGCCGTGCAGGAGATCGACCGGACGACTGCCGCTGGTCAATTCCAGGCTGATGTCGGGGCAGGCCTTGTGGAAAGCCGCCATGCGTTCGGCGAAGTACGGGCTTAGGCCGGTCGGCAGCGCCAGCCTGACACGGCGCGTGCCGGAACGCACCAGCGCGGTCATCGCTTCGATGGCGCGCTCCAGATCCTCGCCGAACGGCAGCAATCTCTTGCCGAGAGGCGTTACCTCGATGCCTTGCGGTCCGCGCATGACGAGCGAGGCGCCGAGCGCGCCCTCGAGGGCCGCCAGGCGCCGGCTGATGGTGGTGTGCCGCACGCCAAGCGCGCGCGCAGCACCCGAGAGCGTCCCCGCCCGCGCCGCGGCGAGAAAGTAGCGCAGATCGTTCCAGTCCGGTTCACCGGTTTTCATCGGGCACATTCTAGACCAGTTCGCTGCCGGATGCCTGTGCGGTTTTGCACAGGCTTGCGCGAAAATCGCGAATGGCCGGACCAAGCCGTCCGCGCGAGGATCGGCCCAGATTTCGGGAGCGAGCCATGGATATCGACAACCTGCGAATGACGGTGGCGCGACACGCCGCATCGGCAAATGCGCTGGCAGCGATCGGCCTGGCGTTGGATGCGCGTGTGCGCGGTACGGTGCTCGACGGCAATGCCGCCCGCCGCGCCGAAGCGGTACTCGGCAGTCTCGGCCTCTCGGGCATCGTGGCCAATGCCAGCGTGGCCGAACTGGCCCCGGTGCTGGCCGGCATCAAGGTCGACTTTTTGTCGGGCGGCAAGCTGGTGTCTGAGCCGTCCGCCAGCGCGGAGGCCAGGGAGGCCAGCCTGCGGCAGGCCATGGGCGACGTCTCGAGCGGCTTCCCGGCGCTGCTGAAGCGTTTGATCACGCCGCAGCTTGCAGGTTTGCCGGAGAGGCTCGAGGCGCCTGGCGCGGCCTTCCTCGATATTGGCGTCGGCGTCGCCGCGCTGTCTTTGTCGATGCTGCGGCAGTGGCCGGAGCTCAGGGCGGTTGGTGTCGATCGGTCTTCCGACGCCATCGCGCAGGCCCGTTGCAATGTCGAAGCGGCCGGCGTCGCGGACCGCATCGAGCTGCGCGTCGGCCTTGGCCAGGACATTGCGGACAAGGACATGTTCGACCTCGCCTTCGTGCCAAGCGCCTTCATTCCAGAAGCGCATGTCGGGGCGATCGTCGCGCGCTGCCGCGCGGCCCTCAGGCCCGGCGGCTGGCTGCTGTTGGCGATGATCAATCCCGGTCCGGACGCGCTGGCGCAGGCGGTTGCCCACTTCCGCACCACCATCTGGGGCGGCACGGTGTTCGAAAGAGGCGCCGCCGAGGCGCTGGTCGAACGAAGCGGCTATGCCGAGACGAAGCTTCTGCCCGGCCCGGCCGGGGCGCCGGTGGCTTTCGTCGCCGGGCGCAAGCCGGGTTGACAGCCGAGGAGACTGGCCAGGGAGGCTGGTGATGAAACTGCTGATCTTTGGCGCCTCGGGCGCGACGGGCCGTGCTCTTGTCTCGGCAGCGCTGGCCGAGGGGCATGCGGTGACCGCTTTCGTCCGCACGCCGGGCAAGCTTGCCATCAGCGATAAGAGGCTGAGTATGATCGTCGGCGACGTCGCCGACCGGCAAGCGGTGGAGCGCGCCATCGCCGGGCAAGACGCAGTCTTGAGCTGTCTCGGCGGCGGCGTGCTGCTGAGGCACGATGGGGCCGTCATCGCCGGCGTCGGCCACATCGTCGATGCCATGCGGCGGACCGGGCCGGCCCGGCTGATCTACCTGTCATTCCTTGGCGTGCGCGACAGCCGGCGGCAGTTGGGGCCACTGCTCGGCGGCATCATCGCGCCGCTCGTGCTGCGTCATGAAGTGGCGGATCACGAAACGAAGGAAGGCCTTATCGCGCAATCCGGCCTCGACTGGACGATCGTACGGCCGCCCAAGCTCACCAATGGCGCGGCGACCGGCAAGTTTCGCCACGGCAACGGCATCCGGGCGGCATCGCTGCTACCGACGCTGGCGCGCACCGACGTGGCGGCCTTCATGCTCGGCCAGATCAGCGACGCCACCTACTCGCGCAAGGCGGTTTCCCTATTGCACTGATCCTCAGGACACGGGCGGCGCACCGCCCTCTTCCGAGCGCCGGGCGATGAACTCGTCCAGCACGCCGGCGGTGGCGGCGGCCGAAGCCGGCGGCTGGAAGTCGGCGAGCAGCCGCTTCCAGATGCCGGTGGCGCGTTCGGTGGCGCTCTTGGAACCTGCCTGCGTCCAATTGCCGAAATTCGACCAGTCGGCGACCAGCGGCTCATAGAAGGCGGTGCGGTAGCGCGCCATCGTGTGACCGGCCGAGAAGAAATGCCCACCCGGCTGCACTTCGGCGATGGCCTCGAAGCCGATGGAATCCTCGTCGCCCGGTGTCCGGGCGCAAAGCTCGGCGACCGTCTGCAGCGCCTCGATGTCGGTGATCAGCTTCTCGAAGGAGACACTGAGGCCCCCTTCCAGCCAGCCGGCGGCGTGGATGCAGACGGTGGCGCCGGCAAGCACCGAACCCCATAGCGCGAACTGCGTCTCGTGCGCGGCCTGCGCGTCGGAGATGTTGGCCGCACTGCCGCCGCCGGAGCGCCACGGCAGGCCGGTGAAGCGGGCAAGCTGGCCGGCGCCGAGCGTGGCCTTGATGTGCTCCGGCGTGCCGAAGGCCGGCGCCCCGGACTTCATGTCGACATTGGATGAGAAGGAGCCGTAGACCACCGGCGCGCCTGGGCGAACGATCTGGGCGAGCGTCAGCCCGGCCAGCGCCTCGGCATGCTGCAGCGTCAGCGCGCCGGCGACCGTGATCGGCGCCATGGCGCCGGCCAGGCAGAAGGGTGTGATGACCAACACCTGGCCAGCCTTGGCGAAATCGATGATGCCTTGCGCCATCGGGATGTCGAGCTGGCGCGGCGAATTGGTGTTGATGATGGTGTAGCAATAAGCACCGGCGCGGAACTCGTCCTCGGAGAGGCCGCGCGCCAGACGCAACATCTCGAAGCCGTCCTCGACCTGCGGCGTGCCGCGGGCGAAGACGAACGGGAACTTGTCGGACAGCGTCAGTTGGGCGCGGTTGACGGCATAATGGCGGAAATGATTGTCGATGTCCTGCGGCTCGATGCAGGGGCCCAGCATGTGCAGCACGTCGAAATGCTGGATCAGCCGCGTGAGATCTTCGAAAGCGGCAAGCGTGCCCGGCCGCCGACCACGCTCGAGATCAGTGACGTTGGGCGCGCCGGCGCCGGCGAGGAAGGCCATCGAGCCCAGTTCGAGCATCAAATCGCGCTCGCGCGCGCCGCCATTGGCCCGGATCGAGCGCGGCGCCGAAGCAAGAGCCGCCTCGACCATGTCCCGGCCGATCTTCACCATCTGGCTGTCCTCGTCGACCAGCGCGCCGGCACCAGCGAAAACGCGCCGCGCCTGTGGCAGCAGCACCTTGATGCCAAGCTCCTCCAGCACGCGCAGCGCCGTGTCGTGGATCGCGGCGACCTGATCGTCCGAGAACACTGGCTGCGGCAGGAATGGGTTCTTCAGGGAGCGGTAGTCCGGCCTTCGGCTTGACTCGCTGCCGGCCTGGCCGGTGCGTCCGCGCCGGCGCTCGCGCCTGTCATGAGCGGCGTTGTCGACCATGTCCTGTCCTCCTCATTGCCGCATCGCC
This window encodes:
- the groL gene encoding chaperonin GroEL (60 kDa chaperone family; promotes refolding of misfolded polypeptides especially under stressful conditions; forms two stacked rings of heptamers to form a barrel-shaped 14mer; ends can be capped by GroES; misfolded proteins enter the barrel where they are refolded when GroES binds), which translates into the protein MSAKEIKFSTDARDRMLRGVEILNNAVKVTLGPKGRNVIIDKAYGAPRITKDGVTVAKEIELADKFENMGAQMVREVASKTNDLAGDGTTTATVLAASILREGAKLVAAGMNPMDLKRGIDQAVAAVVKEIQARAKKVKSSSEIAQVGTIAANGDDTVGAMIAKAMDKVGNDGVITVEEAKTADTELDVVEGMQFDRGYLSPYFVTNADKMRAELEDPYVLIHEKKLGNLQALLPILEAVVQSGKPLLIISEDVEGEALATLVVNKLRGGLKVAAVKAPGFGDRRKAMLEDIAVLTAGQMISEDLGIKLENITIDMLGRAKRVLIEKDTTTIIDGAGTKATIQARIQQIKGQIEETTSDYDKEKLQERLAKLAGGVAVIRVGGATESEVKEKKDRIDDALNATRAAVEEGIVAGGGVALLRARSALSGLTGANADVTAGISIVLRALEAPIRQIAENSGVEGSIVVGKLTGSKDHNQGFDAQKEIYVDMIKAGIVDPAKVVRTALQDACSIAALLITAEAMITDIPAKDAAPSPNGGGMGY
- a CDS encoding LysR family transcriptional regulator, which encodes MKTGEPDWNDLRYFLAAARAGTLSGAARALGVRHTTISRRLAALEGALGASLVMRGPQGIEVTPLGKRLLPFGEDLERAIEAMTALVRSGTRRVRLALPTGLSPYFAERMAAFHKACPDISLELTSGSRPVDLLHGEADLAVRMGVVADETLIARKLCDAGWSLYASGPYLERHPMPIDPRRLAGHEIIGFHENLARVPGARWIEAHGAGATTVFRVAEMTEMLAAALSGAGLAAMPCMLAEAEPRMVRLAPDILGSHAVSLVYRREIGAEAPVRAVIRFVTAVIKDHAALISGEAR
- a CDS encoding SAM-dependent methyltransferase; its protein translation is MDIDNLRMTVARHAASANALAAIGLALDARVRGTVLDGNAARRAEAVLGSLGLSGIVANASVAELAPVLAGIKVDFLSGGKLVSEPSASAEAREASLRQAMGDVSSGFPALLKRLITPQLAGLPERLEAPGAAFLDIGVGVAALSLSMLRQWPELRAVGVDRSSDAIAQARCNVEAAGVADRIELRVGLGQDIADKDMFDLAFVPSAFIPEAHVGAIVARCRAALRPGGWLLLAMINPGPDALAQAVAHFRTTIWGGTVFERGAAEALVERSGYAETKLLPGPAGAPVAFVAGRKPG
- a CDS encoding NAD(P)-dependent oxidoreductase; this translates as MKLLIFGASGATGRALVSAALAEGHAVTAFVRTPGKLAISDKRLSMIVGDVADRQAVERAIAGQDAVLSCLGGGVLLRHDGAVIAGVGHIVDAMRRTGPARLIYLSFLGVRDSRRQLGPLLGGIIAPLVLRHEVADHETKEGLIAQSGLDWTIVRPPKLTNGAATGKFRHGNGIRAASLLPTLARTDVAAFMLGQISDATYSRKAVSLLH